From the Acetonema longum DSM 6540 genome, one window contains:
- a CDS encoding Ger(x)C family spore germination protein has translation MAIRRIMMMLLAVFTVCLAGCYNGKETDDVAYTVIIGVDQAEGGKEKVTYQIVVPKGLSGGDGGSGEQPKGPWLIESLIVPTPADSRMILKSIMSRTPQFSHIVGFIVSEEVARRGIGRNMSYFTNSREFRGSMFVIVVKGSAEEYIKRNSPTLEATLTEFYEEFLASSSESSYFLRATFQDFYVRLKNSGGSPYAVYSSINPMTGEDKPAGVRTPEQKGSPYLAGGIPRTGTENPIDFAGLAVFRGDKMVGVLNSDETRAVALLQGSFSRGNMGVVDPLAEEETVSLGIRSESKPKITAELDGVRPVFNVEVGLEADILGINSGIHYESSKYRGILERQASDLIAGQIRNMIRHTQELGTDPVGFGLYLRPEFRTTGEMEKSDMTALYQAADIRVHVSLRIRRTGLIWRTMPQL, from the coding sequence GTGGCGATCCGCCGGATCATGATGATGCTGCTGGCCGTTTTCACGGTATGTTTGGCGGGCTGTTATAATGGGAAGGAAACGGATGATGTAGCCTACACCGTGATCATCGGTGTGGATCAAGCCGAAGGCGGCAAGGAAAAGGTGACTTATCAGATTGTTGTTCCCAAAGGACTAAGCGGCGGTGACGGCGGCAGCGGGGAACAGCCTAAAGGCCCTTGGCTCATAGAGAGCCTGATCGTCCCCACGCCGGCGGATTCCCGAATGATCTTAAAATCGATCATGTCCCGCACGCCTCAGTTTAGCCATATTGTAGGCTTTATCGTTTCCGAGGAAGTGGCTCGCCGGGGGATTGGCCGTAATATGTCTTATTTCACTAACAGCCGGGAATTCCGCGGCTCCATGTTTGTAATCGTTGTAAAAGGTTCGGCCGAGGAATATATCAAGCGGAACAGCCCCACCCTGGAAGCTACGCTTACCGAGTTCTACGAAGAATTTCTGGCATCCTCCAGTGAATCATCTTATTTTTTGCGTGCTACCTTTCAGGATTTTTACGTCCGGCTGAAAAATAGCGGCGGATCTCCTTATGCGGTATACAGCAGCATCAACCCAATGACCGGCGAGGACAAGCCGGCTGGCGTCAGGACGCCGGAACAAAAAGGCTCTCCTTATCTGGCGGGGGGGATCCCGCGTACCGGTACGGAAAATCCGATTGATTTCGCCGGTCTGGCCGTGTTCCGGGGCGATAAGATGGTGGGCGTATTAAACAGTGACGAGACCCGGGCGGTAGCCCTCCTGCAGGGAAGTTTCTCCCGCGGCAATATGGGAGTCGTTGATCCGCTGGCAGAGGAGGAGACCGTCAGTCTCGGTATCCGCAGTGAGTCTAAGCCGAAAATAACCGCTGAATTAGACGGCGTCAGGCCGGTATTTAATGTGGAAGTCGGCCTTGAAGCTGATATACTCGGCATTAACTCCGGGATTCATTATGAATCCTCAAAATATCGGGGTATCTTAGAAAGGCAAGCGTCCGACCTGATTGCCGGGCAGATCAGAAATATGATCCGGCATACCCAGGAACTGGGGACTGACCCGGTGGGATTTGGCCTGTATCTGCGCCCCGAATTTCGCACTACCGGTGAAATGGAAAAATCCGATATGACGGCGCTCTATCAGGCAGCTGACATCCGGGTTCATGTTTCCCTCCGCATCCGCCGGACAGGACTGATTTGGCGGACCATGCCCCAATTATAG
- a CDS encoding Ger(x)C family spore germination protein — protein sequence MKHPGMSVGFVGIAALVILALFLGGCNSAREADDVGYIMIIGVDKGSDGKQKVTYQIAVPRWTKADTSNASGMGGGQGSSGEPWVISTIWTPGPAETRMLLNSTMSRYPLVSHINAYIFSEEVAREGLGSRISYLVRSREFRETMFLLIVRGSVEEYIKNNKPALETYVYKFYESTFLSADESGYYMRVHFHDFYTRLKNHGGSAYAAYTGLNPYTGSDKPAGAKTPEQTGPPYLPGGIPRTATSKAGEFLGLALFRGDKMVGVLNSDETRAVAILQGKLSSGFIGLADPLQPEKETVNLKFRPESQIHADLNRGVPVFHVKVLIEGEILGATSGIPYEAPEYRNKLEDQLAKLFTEQIRNMIRHTQELGTDPVGFGLYLRPKFRDTGEMAKADLNSLYQKADVQVQVTARINTGLQWRTVPPKNQ from the coding sequence ATGAAACATCCGGGGATGTCGGTTGGATTTGTCGGGATAGCAGCCCTGGTGATTCTGGCGCTGTTTTTGGGCGGCTGTAACAGTGCCAGAGAGGCCGACGATGTAGGCTATATTATGATCATCGGGGTAGACAAAGGATCCGATGGCAAACAGAAAGTCACCTATCAGATCGCCGTCCCCCGTTGGACGAAAGCCGACACGAGCAATGCCAGCGGAATGGGCGGCGGTCAAGGCTCCTCCGGGGAGCCCTGGGTGATCAGCACCATTTGGACCCCCGGTCCTGCAGAAACGCGCATGCTGCTCAATTCCACCATGTCCCGCTATCCCCTTGTCAGTCATATCAACGCCTATATTTTTTCAGAGGAAGTGGCCCGGGAAGGCCTGGGTTCCCGCATATCCTATCTGGTCCGCAGCCGTGAATTCCGCGAGACCATGTTCCTGCTCATAGTCAGGGGTTCCGTCGAGGAATATATTAAGAACAATAAGCCTGCACTGGAAACCTATGTTTATAAATTCTATGAATCGACTTTTTTATCAGCGGATGAATCCGGCTATTATATGCGAGTTCATTTTCATGATTTTTATACCAGGCTTAAAAATCATGGCGGCTCGGCGTATGCAGCATATACCGGCCTTAACCCCTACACCGGTTCGGATAAGCCGGCAGGCGCCAAAACTCCCGAGCAGACAGGACCTCCTTACCTGCCGGGAGGCATACCCCGTACCGCGACGAGCAAAGCAGGAGAATTTTTAGGGCTGGCTTTATTCCGGGGCGATAAAATGGTAGGCGTGCTGAACAGTGACGAGACCAGGGCGGTAGCTATCCTCCAGGGGAAATTATCCAGTGGCTTTATAGGCCTTGCGGATCCGCTGCAGCCGGAAAAAGAAACAGTCAATCTCAAATTTCGCCCGGAATCCCAGATCCATGCCGACTTAAACCGTGGCGTACCGGTATTTCATGTGAAAGTGCTCATTGAGGGAGAAATCCTCGGCGCCACCTCCGGCATCCCTTATGAAGCGCCTGAATACCGGAACAAATTGGAGGATCAGCTGGCCAAGCTGTTTACCGAACAGATCAGGAATATGATTCGGCATACCCAGGAGTTAGGGACAGATCCGGTGGGTTTTGGCCTGTACCTGCGGCCGAAGTTCCGGGATACCGGCGAAATGGCGAAAGCAGACCTGAACTCCCTCTATCAGAAAGCCGACGTTCAGGTTCAGGTCACTGCCCGGATCAACACCGGGCTGCAGTGGCGGACAGTACCGCCTAAGAATCAATGA
- a CDS encoding 2-hydroxyacid dehydrogenase produces MQKHQVVMTGALMPPALERVQAVCEVKLWDQGGVIPREVLFDWLRDAVGLVVTGKVRVDDELLSHGPNLKVIAQSAVGYDNIDIPACIRHGIPFGNTPGVLVDATADLTFTLLLSAARRVHEGWNFVREGHWSLGKDLPYGTDIRGKTLGIVGMGRIGAAVAARARAFGMKIIYYNRTPRSDEAAIGATYQSFDSLLAQADCIIVLTPLSAATKGLFGREQFARMKPTAYFVNASRGPVVDTAALVEALTTRKIAYAALDVTDPEPLPADHPLLKLPNILVTPHIGSATTETRTAMSQLTADNLLAGLAGKPLKACVNGEVNYK; encoded by the coding sequence ATGCAAAAACATCAGGTTGTAATGACCGGTGCTCTCATGCCGCCGGCTCTTGAGCGGGTTCAGGCAGTCTGCGAGGTAAAGTTGTGGGATCAGGGCGGAGTCATACCGCGGGAAGTGCTGTTCGACTGGCTCCGGGACGCAGTCGGATTGGTAGTGACCGGCAAAGTGCGGGTCGATGACGAACTGCTGAGCCATGGACCCAACCTTAAGGTGATTGCTCAGTCGGCGGTTGGCTATGACAATATTGACATACCGGCCTGCATCCGGCACGGTATTCCTTTCGGCAACACTCCCGGCGTTCTGGTGGATGCCACGGCGGATCTGACCTTTACCCTGCTGTTAAGCGCCGCCCGCCGGGTGCATGAAGGCTGGAATTTTGTACGGGAGGGTCACTGGAGCCTCGGCAAAGATCTTCCCTATGGCACAGACATCAGAGGCAAGACTTTAGGCATTGTCGGCATGGGCCGGATCGGCGCCGCCGTCGCCGCCAGAGCCCGTGCTTTCGGCATGAAGATTATTTATTACAACCGGACCCCAAGGTCCGACGAGGCAGCTATCGGCGCAACGTATCAGTCCTTTGATTCTCTCCTGGCCCAGGCTGACTGCATTATTGTCCTGACGCCTTTGTCGGCAGCTACTAAAGGTCTGTTTGGACGGGAGCAGTTTGCCCGCATGAAGCCTACTGCTTATTTTGTCAACGCCTCCCGGGGCCCGGTGGTAGACACTGCCGCCCTGGTGGAAGCCCTAACCACCAGGAAAATTGCCTATGCCGCCCTGGACGTGACCGATCCCGAGCCTCTGCCGGCGGATCATCCCCTTCTGAAACTCCCTAATATTCTGGTTACTCCTCACATAGGCAGCGCCACAACCGAAACCCGCACGGCCATGTCCCAGCTGACCGCCGACAATCTGCTGGCCGGACTGGCTGGCAAACCGCTGAAGGCTTGCGTCAATGGGGAAGTGAACTATAAATAG